The DNA segment ATCGATGGGGTCGGGCTGCTTTTGATCCTCCGACATGATGCGCAGGATCATCCCGCCGCCCCCCAGTCCGCCGGTCTTGTCGCTGATGAAGCGGTTGTAGGTCTCGCGGTAGGCCTGGGCCTGACGCAGGTATTCCTCCTTAAGGCCCAAGGAAGTGCCGGCCAGGTTCATGGAGGCCAGCGAAAAGCAGCTGACCGGCGAGATGCGGGCCAGTCCGAAGGCCAGGCGCTGCTGTACGCCTTCCTGGTTGCGGCGCTGTTCCTGGATGCGCTCGACGGCGGCCTGATAGCGCTCCTCGCGGGCCCGGGCCACCTCGGCCATGAAGGCGTTGAACTCCTGCACGGCGTCCTGGGCGTTGTCGGAGGTGGGACTGAACTCCGACATCTTGCCCTTGTCCTCTTCCCACATCTGTGCCCGCAGGCGGGCCTTCTGGTAGTTCATCTCGTCGCTGGAGAGGACCTCGACGCTGCGTCCGGCCAGCAGCACCGAGGTGCGGGGGATGATGAGGACGGCGAAGATCCAGGCCACCAGCAAGGCCAGAAAGGCCGAGGACGAGCGGTGGGTAAGGGTGGACACCAGCAGCGACAAGGTCAGGAAAGCGCCCAGCAGCAGCAGTCCGGCCAGCGAGATGAGGGCCAGACGGGCCCATTCGCCGCCGCTCAGAGGTATCCCCATCAGCACCAGGATCAGGCAGCCGACCAGGATGGGGACGAGCAGCGGCAACCCCAGCGCCAGGAACGATCCCGTCACCTTGCCCAGCATGTAGGTGTCGCGGGGGACCGGGTTGGTGAAGGTAAGCCGCAGCGTCCCCTGCTCTTTCTCGCCGTTGACCGCGTTGTAGACGAAGAGGATGGCGAAAAGCGAAAGCACGATCTTGAAGACGAAGTCCAGGTCGAGAAAGCGGAAAGCGGCAAAGATGGGATCGTCGTTGAAACGGCTGTCTTCGGCCGTCACGCTGCCCCGCGAGGTCACCTGGACGTTGCGTCCGATGTCGTTGGAGACCCCTGTCACCAGGGTGGCCAAGGGCTGGGGCGGGAGAAAGACGCTCTGCTCCACCTGCAGCCAGTCGGTGATGCCTTCCATCTGGCGCAGGTTCTCTGACAGCGCCGTCTCGTATTGGGCCCGCGAAAGCTGATAGTTGCGGGCGCCCACGTAGAAGGCCAGCAAGATGAGCAGGGCCGAGAT comes from the Acidobacteriota bacterium genome and includes:
- a CDS encoding ABC transporter permease subunit, which translates into the protein MFRLIVEKELRDIIGSTKFAVTFLISALLILLAFYVGARNYQLSRAQYETALSENLRQMEGITDWLQVEQSVFLPPQPLATLVTGVSNDIGRNVQVTSRGSVTAEDSRFNDDPIFAAFRFLDLDFVFKIVLSLFAILFVYNAVNGEKEQGTLRLTFTNPVPRDTYMLGKVTGSFLALGLPLLVPILVGCLILVLMGIPLSGGEWARLALISLAGLLLLGAFLTLSLLVSTLTHRSSSAFLALLVAWIFAVLIIPRTSVLLAGRSVEVLSSDEMNYQKARLRAQMWEEDKGKMSEFSPTSDNAQDAVQEFNAFMAEVARAREERYQAAVERIQEQRRNQEGVQQRLAFGLARISPVSCFSLASMNLAGTSLGLKEEYLRQAQAYRETYNRFISDKTGGLGGGGMILRIMSEDQKQPDPID